Proteins encoded in a region of the Sulfurospirillum arsenophilum NBRC 109478 genome:
- a CDS encoding AtpZ/AtpI family protein: MSEKEKPKYGKLIEGAEQLSLGISIVVAVLIGIGVGMLMSNWFNTPWLLWVGVSWGIGGAILNVYKAYKKNVASLDELKDDVRYKKYQQPKDDDENDDDK; the protein is encoded by the coding sequence ATGAGCGAAAAAGAAAAACCAAAATACGGTAAACTCATTGAAGGGGCTGAACAGCTCTCTTTAGGCATTTCTATTGTTGTAGCAGTCCTCATCGGTATTGGTGTGGGTATGCTCATGAGCAATTGGTTTAACACACCTTGGCTTTTATGGGTTGGTGTTTCTTGGGGTATTGGTGGAGCGATCCTCAATGTCTATAAAGCTTACAAAAAAAATGTTGCTTCCCTTGATGAACTCAAAGATGATGTGCGCTATAAAAAATACCAACAACCAAAAGATGATGATGAAAATGACGACGACAAGTAG
- the hpf gene encoding ribosome hibernation-promoting factor, HPF/YfiA family, which translates to MNTSIVGKQFDLTEPIKAYVEGAVDALGKYNLDIISVRTVISADEKNGKKGFNVEFAINMAHKNTVVIQQKDKDVYAAVDLAIERAKKVLRRHHDKINTHKPIEGIVAAEAVENAEGSDDEIVPMRLNSYKPVEVEDAMNELKASDRQFIVFHDMEDKFRVMYKKTDGRFGLY; encoded by the coding sequence ATGAACACAAGTATCGTAGGAAAACAATTTGATTTGACCGAGCCAATCAAGGCTTATGTTGAAGGAGCGGTTGATGCTCTTGGCAAATACAATTTGGACATTATCTCTGTGCGTACTGTGATCTCAGCGGATGAAAAAAATGGCAAAAAAGGCTTTAATGTCGAGTTTGCTATTAACATGGCACATAAAAACACCGTTGTTATTCAACAAAAAGACAAAGATGTGTATGCTGCGGTTGATCTTGCGATTGAGCGTGCTAAAAAAGTGCTTCGCCGCCACCACGATAAAATCAATACCCATAAACCAATTGAAGGCATTGTTGCTGCAGAGGCAGTTGAAAATGCCGAGGGAAGCGATGATGAGATTGTTCCAATGCGTCTTAACAGCTACAAACCTGTCGAGGTTGAAGATGCTATGAATGAACTCAAAGCTTCAGACAGACAATTTATCGTATTCCATGATATGGAAGACAAATTCCGCGTTATGTATAAAAAAACTGACGGAAGATTTGGACTTTACTAA
- a CDS encoding M16 family metallopeptidase: protein MGQEVSQINVNGVEIPVVFEKDASLPIASVQLVVKNAGSMEDGTNEGIAKFLAAMLGEGTKEMGSTAFAEELEFRAISLGAHSGVETLVFEASALKEQFPYALEMMKKLLKSPNFSKESFDKIKLLTLGMLSNKESDFDYIANLNLQKLIFENTPLSHAYSGDVKSIKALKLKDVENFYKERVNLESLIIVAGGDIELEELKKLLLPVLSEIKHGKRRVVSYFDANKNAKELIVTKESEQAYIYFGAPFYMKSGDPEAYKAKVASFILGESGFGSRLMEEIRVKRGLAYSSYSRSSIGKSSSSFTGHLQTKNENLEEAKKVVAAEIKRFVDEGVTEDELAQAKRFLLGSEPLRNETLSQRLSRAFFEYYSGYELGHSKKQLEKIEKLSLEELNSFIKKHDEITALSFSVVTKRAKP from the coding sequence GTGGGTCAAGAAGTTAGTCAAATCAATGTAAATGGTGTCGAAATTCCTGTGGTATTTGAGAAAGATGCTTCTTTGCCTATTGCTTCGGTACAATTGGTGGTCAAAAATGCGGGTAGCATGGAAGATGGTACCAATGAAGGTATTGCGAAGTTTTTAGCAGCGATGCTGGGTGAAGGAACCAAAGAGATGGGTTCTACGGCATTTGCAGAAGAGCTAGAATTTCGTGCCATTAGTTTAGGAGCGCACAGTGGTGTTGAAACGCTTGTTTTTGAGGCTTCAGCACTAAAAGAGCAATTTCCTTATGCCTTGGAAATGATGAAAAAACTTCTCAAAAGTCCTAACTTTAGCAAAGAGAGTTTCGATAAAATCAAGCTTTTAACCCTTGGTATGCTCTCTAACAAAGAGAGCGATTTTGACTACATTGCTAACCTCAATCTTCAAAAACTCATTTTTGAAAATACGCCTTTATCGCATGCGTATAGTGGCGATGTTAAAAGCATAAAAGCGTTAAAACTCAAAGATGTAGAGAACTTTTACAAAGAACGTGTGAATTTAGAGAGCCTTATTATCGTTGCAGGTGGCGACATTGAACTTGAGGAGCTTAAAAAACTTCTTTTACCTGTCCTTTCTGAGATCAAACATGGTAAACGACGTGTTGTGAGCTATTTTGATGCTAATAAAAATGCTAAAGAGTTGATTGTCACGAAAGAGAGCGAGCAGGCGTATATCTATTTTGGTGCACCGTTTTATATGAAAAGTGGTGATCCTGAGGCCTATAAAGCTAAAGTGGCAAGCTTCATCCTTGGAGAGAGCGGTTTTGGAAGTCGTTTGATGGAAGAGATACGTGTTAAACGCGGACTTGCTTATTCGAGTTACAGCAGAAGCAGCATTGGAAAATCCAGTAGTAGTTTTACAGGACATCTTCAAACGAAAAATGAGAACTTGGAAGAGGCTAAAAAAGTCGTTGCTGCTGAGATCAAACGCTTTGTGGACGAGGGTGTTACTGAAGATGAACTAGCCCAAGCGAAACGCTTTTTACTAGGTAGTGAGCCTCTTCGCAACGAGACACTTTCCCAACGTCTATCTCGTGCTTTCTTTGAATATTACAGTGGGTATGAGTTAGGTCATTCTAAAAAACAGTTAGAAAAAATCGAAAAATTAAGCCTTGAAGAGCTTAACAGTTTCATTAAAAAACACGATGAGATCACAGCCCTTAGCTTTTCAGTAGTCACAAAACGTGCAAAACCTTGA
- a CDS encoding type II secretion system protein: protein MKKRTAFTMIELVMVIVVLGIVASIGAEIITKLYENYLRTRAINYLQSQTEITLEQIAKRLQYRIKDSVRSIDANGVRVTVALPSADADYEIIEWIGISNESFLGEHNGTSVVPGWSGLIDMEHANTTFATQTLETPGSRLDFANDTIKALTNNTVAMDGTAGKFPAIIFKGTKPGTFANYYPPTQTYENMVICNAFNCAANFTTFSLPTGLANLNGNANGDLYEQYYLVHTAYALVPTGSANDFNLTLRYNYQPWTGETYANGTATVLAEHVSTFRIRQDGDVVRIKLCIHDNNQSGNFDFSACKEKVIY from the coding sequence ATGAAAAAACGCACTGCTTTTACTATGATCGAATTGGTGATGGTCATTGTGGTATTGGGCATCGTTGCTAGTATTGGCGCTGAGATTATTACGAAGCTTTATGAAAACTACTTACGAACACGCGCTATCAACTATCTTCAAAGTCAAACGGAAATCACTTTAGAGCAAATAGCAAAACGTTTACAATACCGCATAAAAGATAGCGTAAGATCTATCGATGCGAATGGAGTGAGAGTAACTGTTGCATTACCGAGTGCAGATGCAGATTATGAAATTATCGAATGGATAGGTATTAGTAATGAAAGCTTTTTGGGTGAACACAATGGTACATCTGTCGTACCAGGATGGAGTGGGTTGATTGATATGGAGCATGCTAATACTACCTTTGCAACACAAACGCTTGAAACACCTGGAAGTAGACTCGATTTTGCTAATGATACAATCAAGGCGCTCACCAACAATACTGTTGCGATGGATGGAACAGCAGGAAAATTCCCTGCCATTATTTTTAAAGGCACAAAACCTGGTACTTTTGCAAATTATTATCCCCCTACTCAAACCTATGAAAACATGGTTATATGTAATGCATTCAATTGTGCTGCCAATTTTACAACCTTTAGTCTTCCTACCGGATTGGCTAATTTGAATGGAAACGCAAATGGAGATTTATATGAGCAATATTATCTTGTGCATACTGCCTATGCTCTTGTGCCTACTGGTAGTGCGAATGATTTTAATCTAACCCTTAGGTATAACTACCAACCATGGACAGGGGAAACCTATGCTAATGGAACAGCTACTGTCCTTGCTGAGCATGTCAGCACCTTCCGTATTCGTCAAGATGGTGATGTTGTACGTATCAAGCTTTGCATTCATGACAATAATCAAAGTGGCAACTTCGACTTTAGTGCTTGCAAAGAGAAGGTAATTTACTAA
- a CDS encoding outer membrane protein assembly factor BamD, whose protein sequence is MKIANVLIVASLVAFMSGCASKDKDVFNMPAIYWYEEIAKEIKNQDLEKADSLYTSLASEHIESPLLPEAMMMLSNAHIQEEEYVLANFYLDEYLKRYGNKANADHVRYMKIKANYEAFPNPNRNQQLLLDTIVQTKDFIVRYPDSKFRPLAETILVRLEMGEYFLDGNIKDLYTRVDKPEAAKSYDEKLKKSSLGEAKIVEPKIPWYRSWFEKQ, encoded by the coding sequence ATGAAGATAGCAAATGTTCTTATTGTGGCGTCATTGGTGGCTTTTATGAGCGGTTGTGCCTCGAAAGATAAAGATGTTTTCAATATGCCAGCCATTTATTGGTATGAAGAGATCGCCAAAGAGATTAAAAACCAAGATTTAGAAAAAGCAGACTCGCTTTACACCTCATTAGCAAGTGAGCATATCGAATCTCCTCTTTTGCCTGAGGCTATGATGATGTTGTCAAACGCACATATACAAGAAGAAGAGTACGTCTTAGCAAACTTTTACCTAGATGAGTATCTTAAGCGCTATGGTAATAAAGCGAATGCTGACCATGTTCGCTATATGAAAATCAAAGCAAATTACGAAGCGTTTCCAAATCCAAACAGAAACCAGCAACTTCTTTTAGATACGATTGTTCAAACGAAAGATTTTATTGTGCGTTATCCTGACTCTAAATTTCGCCCTTTAGCAGAAACGATTCTCGTACGTTTAGAGATGGGTGAGTATTTCTTAGATGGCAACATCAAAGATCTCTATACGCGCGTTGATAAGCCTGAAGCTGCGAAATCTTATGACGAAAAACTCAAAAAGTCTTCTTTAGGTGAAGCAAAAATCGTTGAGCCAAAGATTCCTTGGTATCGTTCATGGTTTGAAAAACAGTAG
- the fliW gene encoding flagellar assembly protein FliW — MIFSVKAPIPGFESIKEAELEKVDDFFVKFISKSDTTTFVLINPFMIRPYEFEIPEYFRSLLDITEQTKNILILNIMIIATPIETSTINFIAPLVFNVDNGSVAQVVLDANQYPDFGLMECVSKFLNKA; from the coding sequence ATGATCTTCTCTGTTAAAGCGCCGATCCCTGGATTTGAATCAATTAAAGAAGCAGAACTTGAGAAAGTTGATGATTTCTTCGTAAAATTTATATCAAAATCCGATACAACAACCTTTGTTCTTATTAACCCTTTTATGATTCGCCCTTATGAATTTGAAATTCCTGAGTACTTCAGAAGCCTACTTGACATCACTGAACAGACCAAGAACATTCTTATTTTAAATATTATGATTATTGCGACACCTATTGAAACCTCAACGATTAATTTCATTGCACCACTTGTATTTAATGTCGATAACGGAAGCGTCGCTCAAGTCGTATTAGACGCAAACCAATACCCTGATTTTGGCTTGATGGAGTGCGTTTCTAAGTTTTTAAATAAAGCATAA
- a CDS encoding PA14 domain-containing protein: protein MRRKHHWLVCLLFITHFLYASGDGLTGNYYNRSFLTSPDYPITRQADLTRIDTTIDFNWSFWFGSPDSSIQYDYFQAKWVGYVYIPTTGTWTFYTESDDGVKLTVNNQLIINNWTSHWQTTNSYSLYLTSGYYPIVMDYFEVLGSAVARLLWSGPGITDVQVIPQTYLYTQIPTSDTGDLNTCGTFLGAITSRGACNTSQAGSVTIQSGAQIINNPDTTLATCIVTDNSGKTFSCITADCSAATISGSTLSINYNNPPTSVSVNSSPAPNYSIDLQITTNTTSAANNIDKIDYSWSEHSLTLQSSGNATLNINDVDAMTTNDQLIINSYPIVNIGTLQSSNNPGNKVYISNSASVNIKNLTIGSIGGVIDINATSSIQAETFNPAFSTKTVLRAPKISMNSLTVTDVGGTSSSTTLYADEIDIGLLDMKGKAIVTIYPYTAGKTILLRANTIKSSSSSSLFLSTGNYYTQVLDIPGTSDSISVAALDANQLINFFIDGNFSPGNNPGINSAGNKGNFGTLPATSFRLFINGNLNIGGGGTTINAVIYVEKDANLGSPTYIKGALSAKNIDIGVDSKIYYDTAISSQSYAKCTNTTTGGLFDGWETSILGSPPSSSSRKIYTKITNQPFTLKTASIDNSQYKNYTSGLVGWRLVESTQCPSGTTSSITAWKDLNLSVNNPTTITTTIPSAYKDVRVQFAKKVNNNYTDLNCSTDNFAIRPDHFDLSYTGGSVNLLKAGEDYNVTVVAKDYLGNASQNYSQTKDNINLKTPPTKLLPTGVEDTNNLLQGIFSFSNTSFSFTNGMTNAMGILFSDVGKMTLDINDTNWAIVDAGDTPENNRTIKGNMNLTFIPFQFSASNIRIVDFLDGNFTYLSNDLNMSAQLDFNITAQNKLGATTRNFSSTLYENNISITPSIRDTLYGKANDTNITSAILGFTAGTKHIAWNDSNLSRIIRFNFTRNLTQPINPFDVNATESNISVTSTYTDASNSAVISNPTVNQSGITNGTMGNALFYYGRVYSTDYREASPINTTIRYEVYCKDCNVTGLNAIGRQSPTSLSWYQNPLHVITDGNVSQFTTIGYTTIANPNLSTINAQGFDISHTLTNANAPYIDRIKMTPSSWLLFNPFNTGATTNDFNVEFISTGNWAGQGQLGEIVDGNASVRSNRRLEW, encoded by the coding sequence GTGAGAAGAAAACATCATTGGTTAGTGTGTCTTCTTTTCATCACTCACTTCTTATACGCATCAGGCGATGGCCTTACTGGAAACTACTACAATAGATCTTTTTTGACTTCTCCTGACTACCCTATCACGAGACAAGCTGATTTGACACGTATTGATACTACTATTGATTTCAATTGGAGTTTCTGGTTCGGGTCACCTGATTCTTCAATACAGTATGATTATTTTCAAGCTAAATGGGTAGGATACGTTTATATACCAACGACTGGAACATGGACATTTTACACAGAATCAGATGATGGTGTTAAACTAACAGTCAACAATCAACTTATTATTAATAACTGGACATCCCATTGGCAAACAACGAACAGCTACTCACTCTATTTAACATCGGGTTATTATCCTATTGTCATGGATTACTTTGAAGTATTGGGGAGTGCTGTTGCAAGACTTTTATGGTCAGGACCTGGTATTACAGATGTTCAAGTGATACCTCAAACATATCTTTACACACAAATTCCAACCTCAGATACTGGCGATCTTAATACCTGTGGAACATTTCTTGGAGCAATTACGTCGCGCGGTGCATGCAACACGAGTCAAGCTGGTTCAGTCACTATTCAATCTGGTGCTCAAATTATTAACAACCCAGATACAACATTGGCAACGTGCATCGTTACAGATAATAGCGGTAAGACATTTTCATGCATAACGGCGGATTGTAGTGCGGCTACAATTTCAGGCTCTACTTTAAGTATAAACTATAATAATCCACCAACATCTGTTTCAGTTAATTCATCTCCTGCACCAAATTACTCTATAGATTTACAGATCACCACAAATACCACTTCAGCTGCCAACAATATTGATAAAATCGACTATTCATGGTCTGAGCACTCTTTAACATTACAAAGTAGTGGTAATGCTACTTTAAATATTAATGATGTTGATGCGATGACAACAAATGACCAACTTATTATTAATTCATATCCAATTGTCAATATAGGAACATTACAATCAAGCAATAATCCTGGCAATAAAGTTTACATTAGCAACTCGGCTTCAGTGAATATCAAAAACTTAACGATAGGAAGTATAGGTGGAGTGATTGATATTAACGCCACATCAAGTATCCAAGCTGAAACTTTTAATCCTGCTTTCAGTACAAAGACTGTTTTACGTGCGCCAAAAATTTCTATGAATTCTCTTACCGTAACAGATGTAGGAGGGACCTCTTCGAGCACTACACTCTATGCCGATGAAATTGATATTGGGTTACTCGATATGAAAGGCAAGGCTATAGTCACAATCTATCCTTATACTGCAGGGAAAACGATACTTTTGAGAGCCAATACAATTAAATCCTCTTCAAGCAGTTCACTTTTTCTTTCAACAGGCAATTACTATACACAAGTGCTAGATATACCAGGAACCTCAGATTCCATTTCCGTCGCAGCATTGGATGCGAACCAGCTCATTAATTTTTTTATCGATGGTAATTTTTCTCCAGGAAACAACCCCGGCATTAACAGTGCCGGCAATAAAGGTAATTTTGGAACACTCCCCGCAACTTCATTTCGTCTCTTTATCAATGGCAACTTAAATATAGGAGGTGGCGGTACGACAATTAATGCTGTCATTTATGTCGAAAAAGATGCAAATTTAGGGAGCCCAACATATATAAAAGGTGCTCTTTCTGCAAAAAATATCGATATAGGAGTAGATTCAAAAATTTACTATGACACTGCAATTAGTAGTCAAAGCTATGCAAAATGTACTAACACAACGACTGGAGGTCTTTTTGATGGTTGGGAAACATCTATCTTGGGTTCTCCTCCGTCAAGCTCAAGCCGTAAAATTTATACAAAAATTACCAATCAACCCTTTACGCTTAAAACGGCATCTATTGACAATTCTCAATATAAAAATTACACCTCAGGATTGGTAGGATGGAGACTTGTAGAAAGTACGCAATGTCCTAGTGGTACAACATCATCCATTACCGCATGGAAAGACCTTAATCTTTCTGTCAACAATCCTACGACAATCACAACAACCATTCCAAGTGCCTATAAAGATGTCCGTGTCCAATTTGCTAAAAAAGTCAATAATAACTACACCGATTTGAACTGTTCTACCGATAATTTTGCTATTCGACCTGACCATTTTGATCTAAGTTATACGGGAGGGTCTGTAAATCTGCTGAAAGCTGGAGAAGATTATAATGTTACCGTTGTTGCCAAAGATTATTTGGGTAATGCGTCACAGAACTATTCACAAACAAAAGATAATATAAACCTCAAAACACCCCCAACAAAATTGTTACCAACTGGTGTTGAAGACACAAACAACCTACTTCAAGGAATCTTTTCTTTTAGCAATACTTCCTTCAGCTTTACAAATGGTATGACAAATGCCATGGGTATCTTGTTCTCAGATGTTGGGAAGATGACACTGGATATCAACGATACCAACTGGGCGATTGTTGATGCTGGCGATACACCAGAAAATAATCGTACCATAAAAGGAAATATGAATCTGACTTTTATTCCTTTTCAATTTAGTGCTTCAAATATTAGAATCGTAGATTTTTTAGATGGAAATTTCACCTATCTTTCGAATGATCTTAATATGTCTGCTCAATTAGATTTCAATATTACAGCACAAAATAAACTTGGGGCAACAACGAGAAATTTTAGTTCAACACTGTATGAAAACAACATATCCATAACGCCATCCATCAGAGATACGCTTTATGGTAAAGCCAATGACACCAATATCACTTCGGCCATCCTTGGTTTTACTGCAGGAACCAAACATATAGCATGGAACGATAGTAACTTATCAAGAATAATAAGATTTAATTTCACACGCAATCTTACGCAACCCATCAACCCTTTTGATGTTAATGCAACAGAATCGAATATTTCTGTCACATCAACATACACAGATGCAAGCAATAGTGCTGTTATTAGCAATCCTACTGTCAATCAAAGCGGCATTACAAATGGTACAATGGGGAATGCATTATTTTATTATGGACGTGTTTACTCAACCGATTATCGAGAAGCTAGCCCTATAAATACAACGATCCGTTATGAGGTTTACTGTAAAGATTGTAATGTAACGGGATTGAATGCAATTGGCAGGCAAAGCCCTACTTCTCTAAGCTGGTACCAAAACCCTTTACATGTAATCACTGATGGTAATGTTTCTCAATTTACAACAATAGGCTATACCACCATTGCAAATCCAAATCTTAGTACTATTAACGCTCAAGGATTTGATATCAGCCATACACTTACAAATGCAAATGCGCCGTATATTGACCGTATTAAAATGACACCTTCATCATGGCTACTCTTTAATCCGTTCAATACAGGGGCAACAACTAACGATTTTAATGTTGAGTTTATAAGCACTGGAAACTGGGCAGGGCAAGGGCAACTTGGAGAGATAGTTGATGGTAATGCGTCAGTTCGTAGTAATCGTAGGTTGGAGTGGTAA
- the recG gene encoding ATP-dependent DNA helicase RecG, with product MQNLECDPLDKERFKKIGVGTLLDLALLLPHSYENTTLSPAPLLEQINTLHVKVLSLKQSPKVFQIIFFCEAWDTLLDGVIFMAKPYHKALFKVGSELYINGKISYNNGRLQMVQPKIVTAINTLIPKYKTPLQNKTVIGLMEHHLSLESLLNEGLHVNEAQTILSLHRPSAKEASTLGSFGYSESILKVLKYVEIHNYLKKLSTKKVSFPSCAKLDGDVQPFIASLPFTLTADQQKVIGEIKHDFLSDTAAKRVIMGDVGCGKTMVILSSVMMSYPQKAILMAPTTVLANQLFEEAQKFLPLHVKTLLITQEADSKENLEEFDFIIGTHALLYRELPVCALVMVDEQHRFGTKQRALLSALVSKQAWHPHYLQFSATPIPRTLSMIQSSLVDFSFIKMLPFPKDITTTVIAKKDFKALVEHLKSEIAQNHQCIIVYPLVEESEMVNYQSIDEGRGFWEKNFEKVYVTYGKDKNKEEILKTFKEEGNLLISTTVVEVGISLPRLSTIVIVGAERLGLASLHQLRGRVSRNGLKGYCYLYTNLAQSERLTKFSQTLDGFEIAELDLQFRQGGDVVGGLIQSGKKLVWFEMESDEEILREAKRRVEEAKSLPKV from the coding sequence GTGCAAAACCTTGAATGTGATCCGCTAGACAAGGAACGCTTTAAAAAAATAGGAGTAGGAACGCTTTTAGACTTAGCGCTACTCCTTCCTCATTCGTATGAAAATACTACCCTCTCACCTGCTCCTCTTTTAGAGCAGATCAATACGTTACATGTAAAGGTACTTTCTCTCAAACAAAGCCCTAAAGTTTTTCAAATTATTTTCTTTTGCGAAGCGTGGGACACACTTCTTGATGGTGTCATTTTTATGGCAAAACCCTATCATAAGGCACTTTTTAAAGTGGGTAGTGAGCTGTATATTAATGGAAAAATAAGCTACAACAATGGGCGTTTGCAGATGGTGCAACCCAAAATTGTAACAGCAATTAATACCCTGATCCCCAAATACAAAACACCTCTGCAAAATAAAACAGTTATAGGTTTGATGGAGCACCATCTCAGCCTTGAATCACTCTTAAACGAGGGTTTACATGTAAATGAAGCTCAAACTATTTTAAGTTTGCATAGACCTAGTGCCAAAGAGGCAAGTACACTAGGAAGTTTTGGCTACTCGGAATCCATCCTAAAAGTGCTCAAATATGTCGAAATCCATAACTACCTCAAAAAATTATCTACCAAAAAGGTTAGTTTCCCTTCATGCGCAAAACTTGATGGCGATGTTCAGCCTTTTATCGCCTCACTTCCTTTTACCTTAACCGCCGATCAGCAAAAAGTTATCGGAGAAATTAAACATGATTTTTTAAGCGACACTGCGGCGAAGCGCGTCATCATGGGCGATGTTGGGTGTGGAAAGACGATGGTGATATTAAGTTCTGTCATGATGTCATACCCACAAAAAGCTATTTTAATGGCGCCCACCACAGTACTTGCAAACCAACTTTTTGAAGAGGCTCAGAAGTTTTTACCTTTACATGTAAAGACGCTTTTGATCACACAAGAAGCAGACAGTAAAGAGAATTTAGAAGAGTTTGATTTCATCATCGGCACGCATGCTCTGCTTTACAGGGAACTTCCCGTGTGCGCGCTTGTGATGGTCGATGAACAGCATCGCTTTGGTACAAAGCAGCGAGCACTGCTTTCAGCACTTGTTTCCAAACAAGCGTGGCATCCACATTATTTACAGTTTTCGGCGACGCCAATTCCTCGGACTCTGAGCATGATTCAGTCCTCGTTAGTTGATTTTTCGTTCATTAAGATGTTGCCATTTCCTAAAGATATTACGACCACCGTCATTGCTAAAAAAGATTTTAAAGCGTTAGTCGAGCATCTCAAAAGTGAAATTGCACAGAATCATCAGTGCATCATCGTCTATCCTCTTGTGGAAGAGAGTGAGATGGTGAACTACCAGTCCATTGATGAGGGGCGTGGTTTTTGGGAGAAAAATTTTGAAAAAGTCTATGTGACGTATGGAAAAGATAAAAACAAAGAGGAAATCCTTAAAACCTTTAAAGAAGAGGGCAATTTGCTCATCTCGACCACGGTTGTCGAAGTGGGTATCTCGCTTCCAAGGCTCTCCACCATCGTTATTGTCGGCGCAGAACGACTAGGGCTTGCCAGTTTGCATCAGCTCAGAGGGCGAGTTAGTCGTAACGGTTTAAAAGGGTACTGTTACCTTTATACCAATTTAGCACAAAGTGAAAGACTCACAAAGTTTAGTCAGACGCTTGATGGCTTTGAAATTGCCGAGCTTGATTTGCAGTTTCGCCAAGGTGGAGACGTGGTTGGTGGACTCATTCAAAGTGGTAAAAAGTTGGTTTGGTTTGAAATGGAAAGTGATGAGGAAATTTTAAGAGAAGCAAAAAGAAGAGTAGAGGAGGCAAAAAGCCTCCCCAAAGTTTAG
- a CDS encoding dehypoxanthine futalosine cyclase: MKRMSNEEALRLIREVDLNTLGEMALKRKMELHPENLTTFVVDRNINYTNVCWVDCKFCAFYRHHKEDEAYVLSFEEIGQKIEELIEIGGTQILFQGGVHPKLKIEWYEELVEWISTNYPSITIHGFSAIEIDYIAKISKISYKEVLLRLQKKGLYSIPGAGAEILSDRVRDIIAPKKLGTDEWLGVHRAAHKIGMRSTATMMFGTLESDEEIIEHWEKIRELQDETGGFRAFIMWSFQSDHTKLKEEHPEIKKQSSNRYLRLLAVSRLYLDNFKNIQSSWVTQGSYIGQLALMFGANDLGSTMMEENVVKAAGAANRMNQTEMIKLIKDIGSIPAKRDTSYTVLEQFA, encoded by the coding sequence ATGAAACGAATGAGTAATGAAGAGGCCTTACGTCTGATTCGTGAGGTTGACCTTAATACATTAGGGGAAATGGCGTTGAAGCGCAAAATGGAGCTTCACCCTGAAAATTTGACAACGTTTGTGGTCGATCGAAACATCAACTATACCAATGTTTGCTGGGTTGATTGTAAATTTTGTGCCTTTTACCGTCATCATAAAGAGGACGAAGCGTATGTGCTCTCTTTTGAGGAAATTGGACAAAAAATCGAAGAACTTATTGAAATTGGTGGAACGCAAATCCTTTTCCAAGGCGGAGTGCATCCGAAGCTAAAAATCGAATGGTATGAGGAGTTGGTGGAGTGGATAAGTACCAATTATCCAAGTATTACCATTCATGGATTTTCAGCCATAGAAATTGATTACATTGCTAAAATCTCGAAGATTAGCTACAAAGAAGTGCTGTTACGTCTTCAGAAAAAAGGACTTTACAGCATACCAGGAGCTGGAGCTGAGATACTCAGCGACCGTGTCCGTGACATCATTGCCCCTAAGAAATTAGGGACTGATGAGTGGTTGGGTGTGCATAGAGCTGCCCATAAAATCGGCATGAGATCAACCGCTACGATGATGTTTGGAACCTTAGAGAGTGATGAAGAGATCATCGAACATTGGGAAAAGATCAGAGAGCTTCAAGATGAAACGGGAGGCTTTAGAGCGTTTATTATGTGGAGTTTTCAAAGCGATCATACCAAGCTTAAAGAGGAACATCCTGAGATTAAAAAGCAGTCATCAAATCGCTACCTCAGGCTTTTAGCCGTGAGCCGTTTGTATCTTGATAATTTTAAAAATATCCAAAGTTCATGGGTCACGCAAGGCAGTTACATCGGTCAGCTAGCACTTATGTTTGGAGCGAATGATCTGGGTAGTACGATGATGGAAGAAAACGTGGTCAAAGCTGCGGGTGCGGCGAATCGTATGAATCAAACGGAGATGATTAAACTCATCAAAGACATTGGCTCAATTCCTGCCAAACGCGATACTTCGTACACGGTTTTGGAGCAGTTTGCATGA